DNA from Roseimicrobium sp. ORNL1:
GCGGAAGCCGACCACGGCGACATTGATGACATCATTTGCACTGCTGCCGCCACCCTTCCCACAAGAGGTCAGGCCTTTGGAAATGAAAAAGGAACCGCCCGCGATTGCGGACTGCCTGAGGAAGCGGCGGCGGGATGTTTGGGTCATGGGCGACCCTTACAATCCGGCAGCAGCTTTGTAATCAAAAAATTCCAGCCCATGCGCCTCTGCGATGGCGTGGTGAGTCACCTTTCCTTCGAAAAGATTCAAGCCTCCCAGGAGATTCGGGTCCCGCTTGAAGGCCTTCGGCACGCCATGGTCCGCCAGGGTCTCAATGTAACGATACGTCACATTCGTCAGCGCCTGCGTGGCGGTGCGCGCATACGCAGCAGGCATGTTCGCCACGCAGTAGTGAATCACATCCTCCTCCACATAGATGGGGTCCTGGTGCGTGGTGGCGCGGGAAGTCTCCGCGCAGCCGCCCTGGTCGATCGCGATGTCCACAAACACACTGCCCGGCTTCATCACCCGCATCATCTCGCGGTTGATGAGCTTGGGTGCCTTGGAGCCCGGCACCAGCACGGCTCCAATGAGCAAATCCACATCCGGCAGCATGTCGAGGATGTGGGCCTGATTGGAGTAGAGCGTGTGCGCCGTGCTCAGGGTGATGTCCAGGAAGCGCATGCGCTCCACATCCACCTCCAAGATGGTCACATCCGCGCCCAGTCCCGTAGCCATGCGTGCTGCATTCACCCCAGCGGTGCCACCTCCGATGACGACCACTTTTCCTGGCAGCACTCCCGGCACGCCGCCGAGCAACACCCCGCAGCCGCCCTCGTGTTTCGCCAGGAAATAGCCACCGACCAGCACGCTCATGCGGCCCGCGATTTCGCTCATGGGCTCCAGGAGCGGCAATCGGCGATTCACCTCCACTGTCTCGTATGCAATGCAGGTGGCGCCCGAGCGCATGAGCGCCTCTGTGAGTGGCTTGCTGGCGGCCAGGTGCAGATAGGTAAAAAGGATCTGGCCGGGACGCAGCAGCGGATACTCCTCCGCCAGCGGCTCCTTCACCTTCACGATCAAGTCAGCCTGGGCGAAGACTTCCGCATGCGCGCCCACCACCACGGCGCCGGCCCGCTCGTAATCGGCATCAGGAAAGCCCGAGCCAAAGCCCGCATTCGACTCCACCACCACCTGATGCCCACGCTTGATGAGCTGGTAGGCAGCGCTGGGGAGCAGCGCAACGCGGTTTTCCTGCGGTTTAATCTCCTTGGGTACACCGATGATCATGGCTCAAAACTCAATGAGAACGTTTTCAGAGGCGAGGAAAAAAAGACGAACCTTCAGAGACACTGACCACGGTCGCGTCCCCTTCGCTCAATCACACCCTATCACGCCAGTTCCGGCACCGGAGTGGGAAGGGCCTTGCCGTTGAAGTACGCGGAAAGATTCGCCACCACGAGATCCGCCATGGCCTTGCGAGTTTCCATGGTGCCGCTGCCCACATGCGGGAGCAGCACCACATTCTCCATCTTGAGGAGCTTCTTCGGCACATACGGTTCGTCTGCGTACACATCCAATCCCGCGCCTTTGATGAATCCACCTTGCAGCGCGCTGATGAGCGCATTCTCATCGACCACGGAGCCACGTGCGATATTGATCAAGGTCCCCTCCGACCCGAGGGCGAAAAGGACCTGCGCATTCACCAGGTTTTTGGTCTGCTCCCCGCCGGGGCACGCGACGATGAGGTAGTGGCACCACGCCGCCATCTCCGCCGGAGAGAGGAAATACTGATACGGGACGTCCGCCTGCTTCTCGCGGGAGCAATAGCCCACCTGCATGCCAATCGCCTCCAGTCGCCGCGCAACCGCCTTGCCAATGCGCCCCAGGCCGAGAATGCCGGCCCGCTTTCCTCCAGGCTTGCTGGTCAGTTCAAAGTTCCCCCGCGCCCACAGGCCTGCCTGGAGAAACTTGTTGGCCGGCACCAGCTTGCGAGCGGTCATGAGCACCAGCGCCAGAGCGATGTCCGCCACGTCCTCCGTCAGCACATCGGGGGTATTCGTCACACGGATGCCGCGCTGCCGGCAATAGTCGAGCGGTACGCCGTCATATCCCACGCCAAAGACACTGATGATCTGCAGGGAAGGAAGATCCTTGAGCAGGGAGAGATGATAGGTCGTGCCCCCCGCCCCAATGATGGCACGGATATTCGTCCCGTGCGCATTGAGCAGTTCGTCCCTATCTTTCGAATGGTGCCAGTCATGGCAGACGAACTCCTCTCTCAATGGCGCGAGAAGGAGATCCGGCAACGGAGCCAGCAAGAGCACTTCAGGCTTCACAAGTGAACATGCCTCCTATCTAAGGCGACGCGAGGGAACTTTATCCCTCGCTTTAATATGAACCAGCTTCTGAATTTCGTCATTAAACATCACAAAAATACGCACCGTCCACGGCCATCTATTTCATTTGCCAGCAGGGAAGCTGACGCCGACGATCTGTCCCAGAAATTGATATTCGGGACAATAAGGCGAATAGGCCACGCATCCGTGCCGTCGAACCCGGACGATCTCTTTTTGCCCCTGATCTGAAACCCCCACCTGCCCATCGCCATGAATCACCCCACCAGCACCCTGCGGGGACTGCTCGCCGCCCTGGTCGCCAGCGCGGTCCTGCCTGCGGTCACTGCCTCCGCCGAGGACCGCTTCCGCATCCCCCTGCCACCGCCTCCTGGGGAGGTGATTCGCGATGTTCGTGGCTTCATTCACAACATCGGACGCGGCATCAAACGCGGCACCCAGAAGGCCTTCAACGATCCACGGGAATCCGATGAGCGCGAACGCGACCTGCCCCGCCCCCGCCGGGACCAGGGGCCCACCGGCGAGTGGGACGGAAAGTTCTATCCAGACGAATACGACAAGCGTGGCGCACGCACGCCGCAAGACCGGCAGGCACTGCCGCCGCGTGACATTCCAGCAGGCCCTGGCGGCTGGACCAGCGAAGAACAGCTCCAACGCGAGGCTGCTTCACGGGATGCGGCCCGGAATTATCAGCCCTCGGAAATGCCTCCCGGCACATCCGGCGCGACCAGGAAAAAGAACACCCTGCCTCCTTCGGAAGGCGTTCGCACCCCCACCCCGCCCCCTCAAACTTCACCCAGCCACAAGGAAGGTGGCGTGAAGGAAAGCGCCCCGCCTTCCAACACTGCGACCACGACACCCAAGCCGGCAGCACCTTCCACCGACGTGCAATACGGCTCCCCGGTGCCCGGCAAGCAGGGCCTGGTTTATCCACCGGGCGTCGAGAAGAAGCCTGAGAACATGGTGGACGTGGCCGATTTCAAACCCGGCCAGCTCGTGCGCAATCCGCGTAACGGCGAGCTGTTCAGGGTGCCTTAACGTTTTCGTTATTCTTCGGGAACGACGGTTCCTTTTACGCGCTGATCCGCGACGGCGTCTCCTCATGGAAGAAGAGCTCCATGCGGCGGCGCATGTCGCGGTAGAAGGCCTGGGCCATTTCTTCCACCATCGCGGCCTTGCTCCCATCCTGTGTGGCGACAAGTTCCCGTTCACGACGGATGCGCTCATCGAAAGCGCGCTCCAATTCGAGAAGGTGCTCGAGAAACTCCTTGGCCGCTCGTGAGCGATCTACGCCTTCGATAAGCGCATGCTCGAGCGGCTTGTTCCGGGTGAGATGCAGCAAGCGGCCCTCGGAGAGTCCTTCCATGTAGCGGTTATAGCTCTTCAGGAAGGCGAGGCGTTCCTTGTCGAAGCGCACCTCATCCTGATCCAGCAGCGTGTCATAGGGACCCGGCTTGGAGAAAAATTTCACCACCAGCGGGATGGTGTCCACGAGCATGAAAAGCGCCGTCAGCACCGCATAAGCGATCAGGGCGAACCGGCCACCCTCGGCATCATTCTCAAAGAGCGCATGCAGGGCCTTGGTCTGTGTGAGGATGTCGCGGCGGGGCTCGGCGCGGATGGCTGCCACGCGCTGCTGCTCATCCTGCTGCAGCTTCATGAGTTCTCCAGCGAAGCTCTTGGATTGTTCCAGCTTGGCATCGATCTGGGCGCGCAGCGTGGCACGAATGCCATTCTGCTGCTCCACAAACGAATCCGCCTGCTGCTGCTGCACCTGCTGCTTCAAACCTTCCAGGCGCTGCTGATCGAGCTGGGACTTGCGAAGGACTTCGGCAGCGGCCACTTCTGCCTGCGTGGTGAGCGACTGCTCCGTGCTGGCCACATCCGCGCGAAGCTGGTTGAGCTGGGTGGTGAAGGACTCCAGCAATCCCGAGAGGCGCTTGGATTCATCACGCCGCCACGCGAGCTGGTCTGCCTGGATGCTCTTGGCGCGGGGTCCGAGACCGATGATGCCGCTGCGCTGGCCGTTGAGTTCACGCTCAAATTCCTTCTGCCAGAAATCCAGTTCCCCCTGCAGCTTGGTGGCCTGCTCGTTGAGCGAGGTGATTTCCTTTTCAATGGTGGTGATCTTCTCACGACCCGGCGCGGTGGCATCCGCAATCTTCTTGTCGAGCTCCTGCTTGGCCTTGGCCTCTTCGGCCGTCATGGGTTTGGCTGCACCCGGCAGCGCATCCTGGACGAGGAACTTGGCATTGAAGGTCTCATCCCATTGTTTGCGCTGGGTCGCGACTTCAGCATCGAGCGCTGCTATCTTCGCCTCCACCGCCTTCTTGTTGGCATCGAATTCCTTCCTCGCGGCCGCAATGTCCGCATCGCGTTGTTTTTCGATGCTGGTATTAATGGTGTCGCGGAACAGCAGCAGCGCCAGCGGGTGCGAAATGGAAAGACCCATCAAGGCGGCCACCACGATGCGCAGGCTGAACTGGGCGAGCTTGCGGAAAAAACTTTGATAGGCCCGATAGGTAGCCAGCAAGGCCCGGTCCACCGTGAGGATGATGAACGCCCACACCATCGACACCGCAGCGATCACGCGCCAGTCATCCGTGAGTGTGGAGAGGGCATACGCCGCGGCTACGGCGGCGAAGGCACTGGGCACCAGCACCGTGGCGCCAAAGGCCACGTACTTCCGACGTTCCCACGAGGGGCACTCGGCGAGGCTTTCATCACTGGCTCCCGATAACCAGAAAAACAGGCGGGTCACAGGCCCTGGCGGCTTCATGCGCGAAGATCTACCCCATGTCCCTGCAAATGCGAGATCAATCCAAGGCCATGGCCATAGGCAGGCCTCTCCCTAGTCCACCGGCCCCTCCACCTCGGCGGGTCCTGTCTTCTCCTCCGGCAATAACATGGCCACCAGGGCCGCAGGAGCGAACAGCCACCCTGCGTAGAGCAAGGCCTCACGCACATCGCCAACCTTCCCCGCAGCCGTGAGCCCGAAATACACGGTGCCAGCTGCCGCGACGATGCGGCCGAAGTTATAACAGAAACCCGCCCCCGTGGTGCGCAGCAGCGTGGGGAAGAGCGGTGGAAGGCACATGGTGAAGAGGCCAAACACCCCCTGGCAAGCGCCGATGATGCCAAACCACATCAGCGTATCCTGATAGCTCCTCTCCACGTGGAAGCACATCCACATCGCGCCGAAATACATCGCCAGCATCAGCACGATGGCATTCCGGAAACCGATAAACTTGGCAAACGCGCCGGCAATGAAGTTACCGATGATGCTGCCAATCATGATCCAGAACAACGCGACTGCAGCCACGTGATTCCTCTCCGTATCGTTCATGGCCAGCACTTCCGGCAATTTTCGGATATGCGCCTGCTGCCAGAACATAAAGGCCCAGTGCGCGGTGAGCGAGATGGCGCAGATGGCCAGCACCCGCCAGGTGGTGCTGCGTACCTTCGGCCCAAACAAGGCCCCGAGGCCCGGTGGTTTCTCAGTCGCCTTGCTGCGGGCATGCTCCCACTCCTCCGTCTCGGGCACCGCCTTGCGAATCCACAGGGTGATGAGAGCGGGAAAGATACCCACAAGGAAGATCCATCGGGGCTCATGGCTGCCAAGAAAGTAGCCCGCAGCGCAGGCGAGCAGCACCCCGCAATTCACCGCACTCTGCAGCGTGGCGGCAATCCACGGACGCCACGACTTCGGCCACGTCTCGGACAATAGCGAAGCACCCACGGCCCACTCGCCCCCGATGCCCAGCGCCGCGAGAAAGCGGAAGATGAGCAGATGCCACCAGGTCTGGGCGAAGAAAGACAACCCTGTGAACACCGCATAGGTCAGGATGGTGAGCACCAACGTGCGGCTGCGTCCCAAGAGATCTCCAACGCGCCCGAAGAAGGCGCCACCAAAAGCCCACCCCACCAGGAAGCCCGCATTGATGAGAGCGCCATGCTGTCCCACGCTCGGATCCGTCTGCGGAAGGCCCATGAGCAACGCCACGAAGGGCGTGGCCACCAGGGTGTACAAATGCATGTCCAGCCCGTCGAAGAGCCAGCCAAGCCACGCCGCCAGTCCGGAGCGCTTTTGATGAGAAGAAAGATCGCGAAGTCGGGTGACAGGGACAGGCTTGGACATTCCCGCGAGTCTAGCGTGGGGATCTCACGGCGCGAAAGCGCAAACTACACTTCCCGGAACTGGAATGGTCATTCCGCCTTCGCCCACGCACCCGCATGCTCAGAGCGCGCCACGGCCATCGCCTTGCCCAACTGCGCCGCATATTGATCCGACTTCGGAAGCGGGGCGGGCAATCCAGAAGTCTGCTGCCCCAGTGGCGCCGCATAACCCTTGCGTACGAGCAACTCACCCAGGTCAAAGTGTTTTCCGTCCTCCAGATCCACCGTGACAAAGCCGTAGTAACGCTCCGTGTCCGGCACGCGTTCCCACTTCGTATACACCTTGAAACGATGTTTGCTGAGCAGGTTGGAGACAAAGGTCATGGCATCGGCGCCTGCGGCGAGCATGGCGTCGGTGGAGGCATTCTGGAAGAAAGCCGACTGCTCGCGAAAACGTTTGGGACGGGAGGCAATGAGGTCCGCCGCATCTATGAAGTACAGGACAAACACATCCTCCCTCGGCCCGCTGCGAATGCGCAAGGTGTCCGCCTCATTCGCGCGACCAGGCACCAGCTTCGGCTCGGGCAGTACCCACCACTCTCCCTGCTTGTAGGCGCGGGCCTGATGCACCTGATCCGTCCCCTCCAGCGGCACAGCCACCGGCACCGCCTTGGGAGCTGCCACGGCCTCGGCGACCGGAATCGCCTTCACCGGCTCCTTGTGCAGGCGGTAGCGCGCCTTCAGCAGCATGGCCAGCAGCAGCATGAAAAACAGGATCACCACCGTGATGATTCCGTTGTGAATGGCGGCGCGCGGAGGCATGGCTCCTTGTAACTCGAAATCGATTGCTTCGAAATCCCTAATTTCTCATGAATTGGAACGAAATGTACGAACGCGGCGAGACGCCGTGGGAAAAGGGTCAGCCCACTCCGGTGCTCGCAGAAATGCACGCCAAGCGGCCCGAAGTGTTTCAGGGCCAGACCTTTGTCCCCGGCTGCGGTACCGGGCATGATGCCCGCTGGCTGGCCGAGCATGGCTGCGGCCCCGTGCTGGGCGCGGACATCGCTCCGCTGGCCATCGAGCGCGCCAAAGCCACCGATACCCAAGGCCTGGCCAGCTACCGGCTCATCGACCTCTTCAATCTCCCGCAAGATGTCGTGGGTGCCTTCGACCTCGTCTGGGAACACACCTGCCTGTGCGCCCTCGATCCTTCCATGCGCCAGCAGTACGTGCAGGCGGTGCGCTCCGTGCTGAAGAAGCATGGCATGGTCGCCGGTGTGTTCTTCATCAATCCCGAGATGGATCCCGGCGAGACGGGGCCGCCCTTCGGCATTTCCGTGGCCGAGCTGGAATCTCTGTGGAGCGCCGCCGGCTTTGAACTTCTGGACGCCTGGGTGCCGACCGCTGCCTATCCCGGCCGTGAAGGCCGCGAGCGTGCGGTGATTCTGCGCCTTGTTTCTTGAGGGAGGTAGCTCTCTCTCAAAGAAACTCACCCATCCCGGCGCCCACGTCGAAGAGGCGCTGGTGCACGCGGTAAGCGCTGCGATCCGTCAGGCTCGCGATCCAATCGCAGACCAACCTGGCGCGGACTCTTTCGTCCTCCTCGCGATCGAGCACGCGTTCCACCGCCTCCGGCAGGAAATGCCAGACACGGCCGCCCTCGCGTTTGATGTATCTCTCGGCCAGCACTTCGAAGAGTCGCTTCAGGACGCTCTCCGCCTTGTAATCGAGCTGGTGGAGTTGCGGCGTTTCAAACACCAGGTCCATGGCGATGCGCTTGTTCAGCCGGGCGCGCTTTTGCATGGTCGCATCCACGACCAGCTCGTAGCGATAGCGCCGTGAGAGCTCGCTCATGAAGTTGCCGCGGATCTGCAGCGAACACGCACGGATGTGCTCGCCAATGCCGCGTCCCAATCTCCCCTCCACCTTCCCTTCACGGATCGCCTTGAGGAGGAATTCTACCTGGACCGTTTCCGCGTCATCCAGTGGATTGCCCGCAGCCCAGGTCTCCAGTTTGGCCTCTGTGATGAAACCGCGCTGGATGGCGTCTGACAGGTCATTGATGGAGTACGCGGTGTCATCCGCCCAGTCCATGATCTGGCACTCCAGGCTGCGGAAGCTGTTGCGCACCTCGCCGGGGGAAAGCTCCACGGGGAAGGGCTGCTCGCCATGCACGAAATCCAGCGCCGCGGACTGCTCGTCGTAAAGGTAGTGATTCTTCGCGGTGGGGGTTTCGTGATGCAGTGTCTTATACTTCATCACACCATCCAGCAGGGCCCGGGTGGGATCCATGCCCTCCCGACCTTCACCGAAGATGGTGCGGGTGAGTAGCCGGAGGGTCTGGGCATTTCCCTCAAAGCCCCCATAGGGCTTCATCAACTGGTGCAGCGCCCGCTCGCCGGTGTGGCCAAAGGGAGGATGCCCCAAATCGTGGGCCAGACAGGTGGCTTCCACGAGATCGGTGTCGATGCCCTCGCTCCCCTGCAGCAGCTCACTGCTCTTCTGCAGCCATGCGCAGATGGAGCGCCCCACCTGCGCGACCTCCAGCGAGTGCGTCAGGCGCGTGCGATAGAAATCATACTCGCCGACGAGGAAGGAATAAAAGACCTGCGTCTTACCCTGCAGGCGCCGGAGGGCGGCGCTGTGCAGGATGCGATCGCGATCGATCTGGAACGGCGTACGGTGATCGTCCGGGTGCGCTGACCTGGACGATACCGTCGCTGTATCAAAACTGGAGTAGAAGCTCATCAACCCCGCCGGCGTAGCAGGCGGGTATGCTTCAGTCAAAGGAAACGATGTCCTTCAGTTCCCATTTGAGCGAGAGGCGGGGCAGATCCTTCTCCTGGAAGGCGTGGCCACGAAGTGCGCGCAGGGCCTGCACCCACTTGAGGTTCTGCCGGGCTTCCTTGATCTGTTCCGGCGTTTGGGTGGGCGAGAGCGCCGCAGCGTCGCTGGCCCATTCCGCAATCGCACTGAGGTCCAGGCGCCAGACCAGGCCATCGAGCGGCTGCGCCGGAGGCGTGGCCAGATCGCCGATGAAGCTTTCAGCAGCAGGCTTCGACGTGCTGACCACAAGCAGCTTGTCGCTGATGGAGGACACAGGGAAGAGGTCTCCATTGAAGAACTCGTTCTTGTAGAACCATGTCGTCATGCCATTCGCTTCGGAGCTTTCCGGAGTGGGCACTTTGGGAGCTTCAGCACCCTCACCACCCTGCCCGAACACCGAGGCGAGAATCCCGGAGAGCGCATCGGTAGTCTTGCTGATCGACGCCCATCCGCTGGCGATTTCGCTGCGGTTGGCCACTTCGGCGACCAGGGTCGCACGGGGGAACTTCATCTTCTGGGCATCTTCAAGAGGCACACCCGGAAGCGAGGGCATCTTTCCATTCACATCCAAAAGCATCGCAAACTGGCTGCCGAGTCCCTTGTCACTGATCTGGACATCCGCGAGGTACAGCTCCTTGATCGTGGGCAGGATGGCCATTTCAAAGAGGGCAAACTTCTGGCCGCCGTCCTGACCGGCAATGCCTGCCTGCACCAGCTGCTGGGCTGCGGTGTAGCCGATGGTGAGCAGCTTTTCCATCCACAGACGGACCGCCTTCTCATAGGCAGGATTGCGGTGGTACGCGATGCCAAAGACCACGCCCGGACGGTCCACCAGATTGGCGAAGGTGAGCGGCTTGCCCAGGGTCACCGCGCGGGTACGCGCACCGCCGAAGAACTCAGCCTGCAGCGCGCCGCCTTCCCACCAGGAAATGCCGGAGACGTCCGTGAAATCACGTGAGTACACGTCGGTCTCAAGCGGCACCAAATCTGACACCTGCTTCTCGAGCAGTTCGGCCATGGGCTTGAACAGTTCGTTCCCCTTCATCGCGCTCACCGCACCGCGCAGCATGGGCACCAGCGGCTGGTCGTCATGCATGGCGCTCATCGTGGCGGCAGTGGAAAACACCAGGCCGGTGAGATCCTTCTGTGCGAAGGGCACCAGAGAGGCCAGCTCGGGCTTGGCGAGAAGCGACTTGGTGGGATCCGCGGCAAACTTCAGGTGATCCAGATTCTTGCCGGTCGCGACAATCAAATACCCTTCCACAGTGCCAATGCCGAGGACGAACTTCTTTTTGCGCACGTCTTCCAGAGCCTTGGCAAAGGCCTTCTGGGAAGGCTCCGGGAACATCTTCGCCGGCCCTTCCGTGAGTTCCTTCTGCTTTTCCTCGGTGATGACCTTGGTCATCTCGATGGTGACCACCTTGAAAGCATGGCCGTCAGCAGTCTTGAAGTCCGAGATGTCGACCCACTCCGGTTTGTCCTTGAGAGATTTCTCGCTGAAGATCTCGGCGATTGCTTCCGCGCCCTTGTCCGTTTTCACGCCCGCGATGAGGGACGGGAGTTCGAACTTGGCGATGAACTGGCCGACCTTGTCGAGGCTGTCCTGATCCGTGAGAAGCGGCTGGAAGATGGCAAGAGGATTCGGCCCTCCTTCTCCTCCGCCCTGCAGGTTGGCCATGCCACCCGTCAGGAGCATTTTCATGTTCACCTCATTGTACAGGCGGTTCAGGTCACGCATGAGCGCGGCATCCCGGGCAAAACCCGCAGTACCGGCGATGAACATGTCATCACCCCAGAGGTCGAGGAAAAGCTGCTGCGCCTTGTTCTCCGAGGAGGGCGCCGGAGTCTTGTCATTCACCAGACCGCTCAGGTCTTTCCACCAGACGGTGTTTTTGATGTTGCCCAGATGCTTCTTAAGCTGGGCGGAGCCGACGTAAAACTCCGCATCCACCGGCAATTTCGCAGCAAAACCGAGCTTCGCGGCGTGGTCCGCCAGTGATGCCGGCTTCGCTGCCTTGGCTGGCTCGGCCTTGGGAGATGCTGCGGTACCCCCGTCGGCTTTGGGAGTGGAGGACTCCTCTTTTTTACCACACTGGCTCAGGGAGAAAGCCAGGGGAAGAACGAGGACGGGGAAGAACCGGCGGAGACGACTCAGTGGTTTCATTGCGGGCGGGAAGCTAGCAGGAGTGCCCCGCTTGGCAACCGAACTGCGTGAACACTTGCTCCATGAACCTGTAAACGGAGCATTTCGGAGCACTAAAACTTTCACAACTTCCCTTGAACATTCCCTGTCCACACATGTCCTGACAACGCGTCATCCACCTGAATACAATTTTGCAAAGAGGCTGAACTGCGCACTTCCCTAATGGCCCTATCTTTGCCACAATCACACACGACATGAAAGAATATGCCTTCATCCATGAACACGGGCAGGTGCCTGACAGCCTGCGCACGGTCCCGTTCCTGGAGTCCTTCAGCGACGAGCAGCTCGACGACGTCCTAAATTCCAGCAGCTATATCCACTGTGAACCTGAAGATGTGATCATCCAGGAAGGCGCCGTGGACTCGCGCATTTACATTCTCCTGAACGGCGTTGTGGACGTGCGCAAGGATGGAAAGACGCTGGCCACCATCAAGCGGCCCGGCGAAGTCTTTGGCGAGCTGGCCGTGGTGAATGACGACCGCCGCTCCGCCTCCGTGGTGGCTGCCAAGCCCACCGTCTGCCTCGCGGTGGACCAGAAGTTCCTCCAGGACGTGAAGCCCAGGGACGAGTATCCCGCCTTCTACGCCGCGCTGTATGAATTCATCGCCCGGGTGACGGCCGGACGCCTTCAGGCCACTTCCCGCCGCCTCGCCGAGGTGGAGAAGGAACTGCGTGAACTG
Protein-coding regions in this window:
- the ald gene encoding alanine dehydrogenase, whose translation is MIIGVPKEIKPQENRVALLPSAAYQLIKRGHQVVVESNAGFGSGFPDADYERAGAVVVGAHAEVFAQADLIVKVKEPLAEEYPLLRPGQILFTYLHLAASKPLTEALMRSGATCIAYETVEVNRRLPLLEPMSEIAGRMSVLVGGYFLAKHEGGCGVLLGGVPGVLPGKVVVIGGGTAGVNAARMATGLGADVTILEVDVERMRFLDITLSTAHTLYSNQAHILDMLPDVDLLIGAVLVPGSKAPKLINREMMRVMKPGSVFVDIAIDQGGCAETSRATTHQDPIYVEEDVIHYCVANMPAAYARTATQALTNVTYRYIETLADHGVPKAFKRDPNLLGGLNLFEGKVTHHAIAEAHGLEFFDYKAAAGL
- a CDS encoding 2-hydroxyacid dehydrogenase, with product MKPEVLLLAPLPDLLLAPLREEFVCHDWHHSKDRDELLNAHGTNIRAIIGAGGTTYHLSLLKDLPSLQIISVFGVGYDGVPLDYCRQRGIRVTNTPDVLTEDVADIALALVLMTARKLVPANKFLQAGLWARGNFELTSKPGGKRAGILGLGRIGKAVARRLEAIGMQVGYCSREKQADVPYQYFLSPAEMAAWCHYLIVACPGGEQTKNLVNAQVLFALGSEGTLINIARGSVVDENALISALQGGFIKGAGLDVYADEPYVPKKLLKMENVVLLPHVGSGTMETRKAMADLVVANLSAYFNGKALPTPVPELA
- a CDS encoding DUF4407 domain-containing protein, yielding MTRLFFWLSGASDESLAECPSWERRKYVAFGATVLVPSAFAAVAAAYALSTLTDDWRVIAAVSMVWAFIILTVDRALLATYRAYQSFFRKLAQFSLRIVVAALMGLSISHPLALLLFRDTINTSIEKQRDADIAAARKEFDANKKAVEAKIAALDAEVATQRKQWDETFNAKFLVQDALPGAAKPMTAEEAKAKQELDKKIADATAPGREKITTIEKEITSLNEQATKLQGELDFWQKEFERELNGQRSGIIGLGPRAKSIQADQLAWRRDESKRLSGLLESFTTQLNQLRADVASTEQSLTTQAEVAAAEVLRKSQLDQQRLEGLKQQVQQQQADSFVEQQNGIRATLRAQIDAKLEQSKSFAGELMKLQQDEQQRVAAIRAEPRRDILTQTKALHALFENDAEGGRFALIAYAVLTALFMLVDTIPLVVKFFSKPGPYDTLLDQDEVRFDKERLAFLKSYNRYMEGLSEGRLLHLTRNKPLEHALIEGVDRSRAAKEFLEHLLELERAFDERIRRERELVATQDGSKAAMVEEMAQAFYRDMRRRMELFFHEETPSRISA
- a CDS encoding MFS transporter is translated as MSKPVPVTRLRDLSSHQKRSGLAAWLGWLFDGLDMHLYTLVATPFVALLMGLPQTDPSVGQHGALINAGFLVGWAFGGAFFGRVGDLLGRSRTLVLTILTYAVFTGLSFFAQTWWHLLIFRFLAALGIGGEWAVGASLLSETWPKSWRPWIAATLQSAVNCGVLLACAAGYFLGSHEPRWIFLVGIFPALITLWIRKAVPETEEWEHARSKATEKPPGLGALFGPKVRSTTWRVLAICAISLTAHWAFMFWQQAHIRKLPEVLAMNDTERNHVAAVALFWIMIGSIIGNFIAGAFAKFIGFRNAIVLMLAMYFGAMWMCFHVERSYQDTLMWFGIIGACQGVFGLFTMCLPPLFPTLLRTTGAGFCYNFGRIVAAAGTVYFGLTAAGKVGDVREALLYAGWLFAPAALVAMLLPEEKTGPAEVEGPVD
- a CDS encoding methyltransferase domain-containing protein is translated as MNWNEMYERGETPWEKGQPTPVLAEMHAKRPEVFQGQTFVPGCGTGHDARWLAEHGCGPVLGADIAPLAIERAKATDTQGLASYRLIDLFNLPQDVVGAFDLVWEHTCLCALDPSMRQQYVQAVRSVLKKHGMVAGVFFINPEMDPGETGPPFGISVAELESLWSAAGFELLDAWVPTAAYPGREGRERAVILRLVS
- the dgt gene encoding dGTP triphosphohydrolase, which gives rise to MSFYSSFDTATVSSRSAHPDDHRTPFQIDRDRILHSAALRRLQGKTQVFYSFLVGEYDFYRTRLTHSLEVAQVGRSICAWLQKSSELLQGSEGIDTDLVEATCLAHDLGHPPFGHTGERALHQLMKPYGGFEGNAQTLRLLTRTIFGEGREGMDPTRALLDGVMKYKTLHHETPTAKNHYLYDEQSAALDFVHGEQPFPVELSPGEVRNSFRSLECQIMDWADDTAYSINDLSDAIQRGFITEAKLETWAAGNPLDDAETVQVEFLLKAIREGKVEGRLGRGIGEHIRACSLQIRGNFMSELSRRYRYELVVDATMQKRARLNKRIAMDLVFETPQLHQLDYKAESVLKRLFEVLAERYIKREGGRVWHFLPEAVERVLDREEDERVRARLVCDWIASLTDRSAYRVHQRLFDVGAGMGEFL
- a CDS encoding cyclic nucleotide-binding domain-containing protein, with product MKEYAFIHEHGQVPDSLRTVPFLESFSDEQLDDVLNSSSYIHCEPEDVIIQEGAVDSRIYILLNGVVDVRKDGKTLATIKRPGEVFGELAVVNDDRRSASVVAAKPTVCLAVDQKFLQDVKPRDEYPAFYAALYEFIARVTAGRLQATSRRLAEVEKELRELKASLAAEGGESSEPSAPAAPPAKTQNGHGGLKKSKAAAASKPASARKPVAKRRPAKPRRVLAKRKAGRR